DNA from Arthrobacter sp. FW305-BF8:
CGAGGCGGCTGCCTTCGCCGACCCCGCCGCCGGTCCTGCCAACTGCTCACGGAACTGCCGGTAGCTCTCCAGCTTGTCCGCGAACGTCGCGTAGGTGAACGGCTTGATGAGGTACTGCACGACGCCGATGGAAACGGCGCTGCGGACAATCGCCAGTTCCCGAACAGCCGTAATCGCGATGATGTCGGCGAAGTGCCCCGCGGAACGCATCCGCCGGGCGATGTCGAGGCCATGCAGGTCCGGCAGGTTCATGTCCAGCAGAACCAGCTCCACCGGGCTGCCAGCGGCGGAGAATTCGGTGAGCATGCGGAGCGCCGACTGGCCGTCCGGGGCCGTTCCCGCCAGCGTGAAGCCGTCCACCCTGCCCACGTAGGCGGCGTGTGCCGCTGCCGCTATGAGCTCGTCCTCGACGACGAGGACTCGGATGTCTGTCACGCGTGCTCCTCCGGGGGGCTCGATGCGGCCGTGCTGGACGGGAATGTGCTGGATGGAATTGTGCTGGACGGCGGTGTGCTAGGTGGAAAGGTGTCTGGGAGCAATGTGTCCGAAGCGATCGTGGCCGGAAGCGCGATGTGGAAGCGCGCCCCGCCGGTGCTCGAGTTGCTGATGCTCATGGTACCGGCCAGGCGCTGCACGGCCTGTTTCACCAGCGCCAGGCCGAGGCCCCGCCCGAACGGCCCGGCCGTCTTGGTGCTGAAACCGTAGCGGAACACGTCGTCCACAGCTGTTGGGTCAATGCCTTTGCCCGAATCCTGCACGGTGATGTCAAGGCTCCCGCCCGCCGTGTCCACCAGCAGCTCCACCCGCCGTGGTGCGGGGGCCTCGGCGGCAGCGTCGATGGCATTGTCCAGCAGATTGCCAAGGACGGTGACCAGGTCCTGTACGGCCAAGTCTCCGCTGAGGGCCGGCCCGGACGCCTCGACCACCAGCTCGACGCCGCGCTCGTGGGCCTCGGCTGCCTTGCCCATGACCAGTGCGCTCAGCACCGGCTCCTGGACTGAACCGACCACGTCGTCCGTCAGTTGCTGGCTCAGCTCCAGGTCCTTCGTGGCAAAGTCGAGGGCCTCATCAGTCCGGCCCAGCTCCAGCAGGGAGACCATGGTGTGAAGGCGGTTTGCGTGCTCGTGGGTCTGCGCACGGAGGGCATCGGAAAGCGTCCGCATGCTCTCAAGCTCGGTGCCCAGGGATTCGATCTCCGTGCGGTCGCGGATAGTGGCAACGGTGCCGAACAGCGGGCCCCGCTGCCGTCCGGCGGAGGATCCCGGCCCCACTGCCGGCCGCTGGTTAACCACCAGCACGCCGTCACGCGTGAGGTGGATTTCGTCGTGGGCCGTGCGTCCCGACTCGAAGAGTTCCTTGAGACTGGGGGCCAAAGGCAGGTCGGCGAGCAATGGCGTGGCCGCGTGATCGTCCTCAGCTTCCCGCGGCTCCAGCCCCAGCAGTTCGGCCGCCTGGTCGTTGTAGATGACCACCCTTCCGGCCGGGTCGATCAGTACGACACCTTCCCTGACCGAGTGCAGCACCGATTCGTAGTAGGCGAAGAGCTGGGCCAGCTGCTCGGGACCCCACCCCCTTGTCACGCGCCGCAGGTAGCGGCCAAGAAACCACGACGCCAGCGATCCGGCCGCGAGTAGGAAGCCTGAGACGGCCAGCAGCGCCGGCAGCCTGCCAGAGATGGCCACGTCCACGGTATTGACGGTCACCCCGGCTGCCACGAGGGCGCGGACCGTGCCGCGGGCGTCCTTGGCCGGGGCGATCGTCCGCACCGACGGACCCAGCGTTCCGGCGGTGATCTCGGTGAACACCCGTCCTTGGAGGGCCTCCTCGATCGAACCGATGTAGGGCCGGCCAAGCTCCTCGTCAAGCGGGTGCGTCCACCGCGTCCGGTCCGGCGCCATGATGGTGATGAAATCCGCTCCGGAATCGGCCATGACTTTCAGGGCGTACGGCTGCAGCTGCGCCGAGGGGTTCCCGGAGCCGGCAGCCTGCAGAACCAGCGGGTTATCGGCAATGGACGTAGCGAGGGCGCCCATTCGCCGGCCGGCCTCCTCGTAGGCATGGTCCCTGGCGTCTACAAAGACCGCCGTGCCGACGATGGCCGTAAGGGCCAGCATAAAGAGCAGGTTGGCGACGAACAGCCGCCTCGCGA
Protein-coding regions in this window:
- a CDS encoding response regulator gives rise to the protein MTDIRVLVVEDELIAAAAHAAYVGRVDGFTLAGTAPDGQSALRMLTEFSAAGSPVELVLLDMNLPDLHGLDIARRMRSAGHFADIIAITAVRELAIVRSAVSIGVVQYLIKPFTYATFADKLESYRQFREQLAGPAAGSAKAAASQSDVDQAFASLRAPSELPLPKGLAPSTLDAVRDFMKEQPGAVSATEVMTALGMSRVTARRYLEYLADAGTVSRTARYGAPGRPENEYRWSRA
- a CDS encoding sensor histidine kinase codes for the protein MIHRWSIARRLFVANLLFMLALTAIVGTAVFVDARDHAYEEAGRRMGALATSIADNPLVLQAAGSGNPSAQLQPYALKVMADSGADFITIMAPDRTRWTHPLDEELGRPYIGSIEEALQGRVFTEITAGTLGPSVRTIAPAKDARGTVRALVAAGVTVNTVDVAISGRLPALLAVSGFLLAAGSLASWFLGRYLRRVTRGWGPEQLAQLFAYYESVLHSVREGVVLIDPAGRVVIYNDQAAELLGLEPREAEDDHAATPLLADLPLAPSLKELFESGRTAHDEIHLTRDGVLVVNQRPAVGPGSSAGRQRGPLFGTVATIRDRTEIESLGTELESMRTLSDALRAQTHEHANRLHTMVSLLELGRTDEALDFATKDLELSQQLTDDVVGSVQEPVLSALVMGKAAEAHERGVELVVEASGPALSGDLAVQDLVTVLGNLLDNAIDAAAEAPAPRRVELLVDTAGGSLDITVQDSGKGIDPTAVDDVFRYGFSTKTAGPFGRGLGLALVKQAVQRLAGTMSISNSSTGGARFHIALPATIASDTLLPDTFPPSTPPSSTIPSSTFPSSTAASSPPEEHA